A single genomic interval of Patescibacteria group bacterium harbors:
- a CDS encoding DUF5673 domain-containing protein, whose product MMQENKNQNIDHGKNFLSWQFPEYTKYEREKSWYVIVGLISLGIIIYSIVTVNFLFVVLLILFMTIITLHNRREPMDVLCDIFEDGMAVGSRFYEWSDIKNFRIVYQPPDVKKLYIDLKNNLLQDFSIPLDDQNPLMVRDILKKYLKEDLTKTEETLTDRLNRWLKI is encoded by the coding sequence ATGATGCAAGAAAATAAAAATCAAAATATTGATCATGGTAAAAATTTTTTAAGCTGGCAGTTTCCCGAATATACCAAATATGAACGGGAAAAATCATGGTATGTAATTGTCGGTTTGATTTCTTTGGGGATTATTATTTATTCCATAGTAACAGTCAACTTTCTTTTTGTTGTTTTATTGATTTTGTTCATGACGATTATTACTTTGCATAATCGCCGCGAGCCGATGGATGTTTTATGCGATATTTTTGAAGATGGCATGGCAGTCGGCAGCCGATTTTATGAATGGTCTGATATAAAAAATTTCAGGATTGTTTATCAGCCGCCGGATGTTAAGAAACTTTATATTGATTTAAAAAATAATCTCTTGCAGGATTTTTCCATTCCTTTGGATGACCAAAATCCGTTAATGGTCCGTGATATTTTGAAAAAATATTTAAAAGAAGATTTGACTAAAACTGAAGAAACTTTGACTGATCGCTTGAATCGCTGGCTGAAAATTTAG
- the holB gene encoding DNA polymerase III subunit delta' — protein MLEIIGHQKIVNFLKKSISGNNLAHTYLFYGPSHIGKTKVAEFFATSLICQNPKSGNPCGECQNCLQIQKRIHPDVYWVVNQENKSQISIEQIRQLKENLSLEPFCAPYKVAIIEEADNLTIQAANSFLKLLEESASKTVIILIAKSFRNIPLTIRSRSQIIRFSFPKKTEIISSLTKDFKLSDKEAENIFNLSLGRPGSAMELVSDPQKIKEYQKFQAVILNELAKNNFLSRFEIADLLSDSSSLSNLLKVIRDLILFKLGIPTSSDLTPVLTKVSKIYSMERLVKFTSEILKTQMMLRQNVSFKIAIENLLINL, from the coding sequence ATGTTAGAGATTATCGGTCACCAAAAGATTGTGAATTTTTTAAAAAAGAGTATTTCGGGCAATAATTTGGCCCATACTTATTTATTTTATGGGCCGTCCCATATCGGCAAGACCAAGGTGGCTGAATTTTTTGCCACCAGCTTAATTTGTCAAAATCCGAAATCAGGAAATCCTTGCGGCGAGTGTCAAAATTGTCTTCAAATTCAAAAACGAATTCATCCGGATGTTTATTGGGTTGTTAATCAGGAAAATAAAAGCCAGATCAGTATTGAACAAATTCGCCAACTTAAAGAAAATTTGTCCTTAGAGCCCTTTTGCGCTCCTTATAAAGTTGCTATAATAGAAGAAGCGGATAATTTGACCATTCAGGCGGCAAACTCATTTTTGAAATTACTTGAAGAATCAGCATCTAAAACGGTTATTATTTTAATCGCCAAAAGTTTTCGCAATATTCCCTTAACCATCAGGTCTCGATCGCAAATTATCAGATTTTCTTTCCCGAAAAAGACGGAAATTATTTCCAGTTTAACCAAAGATTTTAAGTTAAGCGACAAAGAAGCGGAAAATATTTTTAATTTAAGCTTGGGTCGGCCGGGTTCGGCCATGGAATTGGTTTCCGATCCTCAAAAAATCAAAGAATATCAAAAATTTCAAGCAGTAATATTGAACGAATTGGCCAAGAATAATTTTCTCAGCAGGTTTGAAATAGCCGATTTGTTGAGCGATTCAAGCTCTTTAAGCAATTTATTGAAAGTAATAAGAGATTTGATTCTTTTTAAATTGGGTATTCCGACATCTTCCGATTTAACGCCTGTTTTAACAAAAGTTTCCAAGATTTATTCCATGGAAAGATTGGTCAAATTCACTTCGGAGATTTTAAAAACACAGATGATGCTGCGCCAAAATGTCAGTTTTAAAATAGCAATTGAAAATTTATTAATTAATTTATAA
- a CDS encoding O-antigen ligase family protein: protein MPEKTKKIDIVIEILWLAIIFFIPVYLDQGLYNVFEVAKNVLFQNLTEILLFVYLVKFILFYRENIKIFRQRIKYFIPAGIFIAILGVSTIFSQVPWFSFWGSWERRMGYLTWLHFFVFGLLLLLNIRKRNQIYRILAAILASSFFVGIYGAMQFKGLDIFKWTYDPFVMGRIFSSIGQPNFLGSWLLLVIPLVIFGLINKKSLIKYFSFFLLILLFLNLLWTKSRGAWLGALVMIVFMGILFFWRRDKKKIIFPAIFLFIIISLLFIAPHFNISKDKLAANPLLTRLMSLTDLKEAGQYRLMHWQASADLIKDKPILGYGLGGQRFNFPKYYQPIFAVYEKPNIYLDYAHNDILDTLLISGFLGLASYLFLIGSVFWFGLRYLFKNPKSEIRNPKQIPNSKFLILCLLSGLFGYLASIQFSFHVMSTLLYFWLFMVLVIILSNNLTDSENNLISKEKPEEFLTPLKSLMILFVLSLIFLCSWQFNFKLYLSSHYFLNAQKAKAMGDWQEMIQENERAIQFNPNNPYFHQEFALSLYQAGFSSSTKKLDWLETGIENIEMIPQKIRPIEAIIWLSWLKSEKANLTKNQNDFQAAEKAFQDSADFTPGTALVYNHWCDLKVYEENWDQAVKMCEKAISLYPDLNHPSLNEEHYRDVVNEMTPVYLNLGFVYRKIGNPQKAIDYYQKSAYPILKGFTPPYPNALKVIYQEIITTYQSMGQIDSAIYWAQHFQVLWPDDPNSNFILNSLQQK, encoded by the coding sequence ATGCCGGAGAAAACCAAAAAAATAGACATTGTTATTGAGATCCTTTGGTTGGCGATTATTTTTTTTATTCCTGTTTATCTTGATCAGGGATTATATAATGTTTTTGAAGTTGCCAAAAATGTTTTATTTCAAAATTTGACGGAAATTTTATTATTTGTTTATCTTGTAAAATTTATTCTTTTTTATCGGGAAAATATTAAAATTTTCCGCCAAAGAATAAAATATTTTATTCCGGCCGGTATTTTTATCGCCATTTTGGGCGTTTCCACGATTTTTTCTCAAGTGCCCTGGTTCAGTTTTTGGGGATCTTGGGAGCGGAGAATGGGTTATTTGACCTGGCTCCATTTTTTTGTTTTCGGGCTGCTTTTGCTTCTGAATATTAGAAAAAGAAATCAAATTTATCGGATTTTAGCGGCCATTTTGGCTTCTTCTTTTTTCGTCGGCATCTATGGCGCCATGCAATTTAAAGGATTGGACATATTCAAATGGACTTATGATCCGTTTGTCATGGGGCGGATTTTTTCCAGCATCGGTCAGCCGAATTTTTTGGGTTCTTGGTTGCTCCTGGTCATACCGTTGGTTATTTTTGGTTTAATAAACAAAAAATCATTAATCAAATATTTTTCATTCTTTTTATTAATTTTGCTTTTTTTAAATCTTCTTTGGACCAAATCGCGCGGGGCCTGGCTTGGCGCCTTAGTCATGATTGTTTTCATGGGTATTTTATTTTTCTGGCGCCGAGATAAAAAGAAGATTATTTTTCCCGCGATTTTTTTGTTCATAATAATTTCATTGTTATTTATCGCTCCGCATTTTAATATTTCAAAAGATAAATTGGCCGCAAATCCGCTTTTAACCCGTTTAATGAGCTTAACTGATTTGAAAGAAGCCGGGCAATATCGCTTGATGCATTGGCAGGCAAGCGCGGATTTGATTAAAGACAAGCCGATTTTGGGATATGGCTTGGGTGGCCAGCGGTTTAATTTCCCTAAATATTATCAGCCAATATTCGCCGTTTACGAAAAACCTAATATTTATCTTGATTATGCTCATAATGATATTTTGGACACGCTTTTAATTTCAGGTTTTTTAGGTTTGGCGAGTTATTTATTTTTGATTGGTAGTGTATTTTGGTTTGGGCTAAGATATCTATTTAAAAATCCGAAATCCGAAATCCGAAATCCGAAACAAATTCCAAATTCTAAATTCCTAATTCTTTGTCTTTTGAGCGGACTTTTCGGTTATTTGGCCTCCATTCAATTTTCATTTCATGTAATGTCCACTTTGCTTTATTTTTGGCTTTTCATGGTTTTGGTGATTATTTTATCAAATAATTTGACTGACTCGGAAAATAATTTAATTTCAAAAGAAAAACCGGAAGAATTTTTAACCCCGCTTAAAAGCTTGATGATTCTTTTTGTCTTAAGTTTAATTTTTTTATGTTCATGGCAATTCAATTTTAAATTATATTTATCCAGCCATTATTTTTTAAATGCCCAAAAGGCAAAAGCAATGGGTGATTGGCAGGAAATGATTCAAGAAAACGAAAGAGCGATACAATTTAATCCGAATAATCCTTATTTTCATCAAGAATTCGCTTTAAGTTTGTATCAAGCCGGTTTTTCATCTTCAACAAAAAAACTTGATTGGTTGGAAACAGGTATAGAAAATATTGAAATGATTCCTCAAAAAATCAGGCCGATTGAAGCGATTATTTGGCTAAGTTGGTTAAAAAGCGAGAAGGCCAATTTGACTAAAAATCAAAATGATTTTCAAGCCGCGGAAAAAGCTTTTCAAGATTCGGCGGATTTTACCCCCGGCACGGCTCTTGTTTACAATCATTGGTGTGATTTGAAGGTTTATGAAGAAAATTGGGATCAAGCCGTTAAAATGTGCGAGAAAGCCATTTCTTTATATCCTGACCTCAACCACCCGTCTTTAAACGAAGAGCACTATCGCGATGTTGTTAATGAAATGACGCCGGTTTATCTTAATTTGGGATTTGTTTACAGAAAAATAGGCAACCCCCAAAAGGCAATTGACTATTATCAAAAATCAGCATATCCTATATTAAAGGGTTTTACTCCTCCTTATCCGAATGCTTTAAAAGTTATTTATCAAGAAATAATCACTACTTATCAATCAATGGGGCAAATTGACTCGGCGATTTATTGGGCTCAACATTTTCAAGTTCTCTGGCCTGATGATCCCAATTCTAACTTTATTTTAAATTCATTACAGCAAAAATAA
- a CDS encoding HAD family hydrolase, giving the protein MAKKCLVIDGDETLWWSQYIYEILRIKCLEIIYENIKPRTIPVVETIQFFEDIDKAAIKVLKFSKERFPTCWVKTYQEICWKIGIDPKKEIESEIYNMAAKFGNGPFPLKPEVASTLKTLRERGYYMVLLTIGDLKIQTGKIAETDTEKYFDEIEIVPESKVEKLKYLTDKFGKKNVWMIGDSLKSDMEAAIKAGCQAIHVKVFGNWQYNSSEIDSNLYTEIRDFQELLKIFS; this is encoded by the coding sequence ATGGCGAAAAAGTGTTTAGTGATTGACGGCGACGAAACTCTTTGGTGGTCTCAATATATATACGAGATACTGAGAATTAAATGCCTGGAGATTATTTACGAAAATATCAAACCACGTACTATTCCGGTAGTAGAAACCATTCAATTTTTTGAAGATATTGACAAGGCGGCGATTAAAGTTTTGAAATTTTCCAAAGAAAGATTTCCGACTTGTTGGGTAAAAACTTACCAGGAAATTTGTTGGAAAATCGGTATTGACCCCAAGAAGGAAATTGAGAGTGAAATTTATAATATGGCAGCTAAATTCGGAAATGGGCCGTTTCCTCTAAAACCAGAAGTAGCTTCTACTCTGAAGACATTAAGAGAAAGAGGTTATTATATGGTTCTGCTGACTATCGGAGATTTGAAAATCCAAACAGGAAAGATTGCCGAGACTGATACTGAAAAATATTTTGATGAAATTGAAATTGTTCCGGAAAGTAAGGTTGAAAAACTGAAATATTTAACGGATAAATTCGGCAAAAAAAATGTTTGGATGATTGGAGATTCATTGAAATCTGACATGGAGGCGGCTATTAAAGCGGGATGCCAGGCGATTCACGTCAAGGTTTTTGGCAATTGGCAGTATAATAGCAGTGAGATCGATTCAAATCTCTATACGGAAATCAGGGATTTTCAGGAACTATTAAAAATCTTTTCTTAA
- the typA gene encoding translational GTPase TypA has translation MLKIRNIAIIAHVDHGKTTLVDALLRQSKTHLNKEIAQSELIMDSNDLERERGITIFSKNASVVWKDIKINIIDTPGHADFGGEVERVLNMADGCLLLVDAKEGPMPQTRFVLKKALEIGHKIIVVINKIDKPDARIDYVVEKTMELFLELGADDQGLNFPIVYASAKNGLAGLDPELEKMKNIEPIFESIVQHIPSPIVEENKPLQILISNITADEFKGRIAIGRIHNGTIKAGQDIMHINRQGEHKKYRLNSLMIFSGLSRVEAEEVNAGDIVALAGIPEVTIGETIADPEDSQALPLLKIDEPTVKMTFMINDSPFAGKEGKYCTSRQIRARLFKELETDMALRVEDTSDGKWVVSGRGELHLAILIERLRRESYEMQVSRPQVINKKINGQEVTPFERLFIEVPEVSQGVVIQKLGGRKGMLKEMNIVDKIVYLEYLIPTRGLFGYRSEFLTDTRGMGIINTTFYDYLPDPGNWKEKEQGSLVAHETGVTNSYGLLNVQDRGILFYGPAIQVYQGEVVGQNSRPGDIWINVCKTKKLSNMRSRGDGITEHFNTPKIMDLEDALEYIGDDELVEITPANVRIRKTCLSELESKRTARHNKS, from the coding sequence ATGTTAAAAATCAGAAACATCGCAATTATCGCCCACGTTGACCACGGTAAAACCACGCTCGTGGATGCTTTATTGCGCCAATCAAAAACTCATTTGAACAAAGAAATCGCTCAATCGGAATTGATTATGGACAGCAATGATTTGGAACGCGAAAGAGGCATTACGATTTTTTCCAAAAATGCTTCCGTGGTTTGGAAAGATATTAAAATCAATATCATAGACACTCCGGGTCATGCTGATTTCGGCGGAGAAGTGGAACGCGTTTTAAATATGGCTGACGGCTGTCTGCTTTTGGTTGACGCCAAAGAAGGACCAATGCCTCAGACCAGATTTGTTTTGAAAAAAGCGCTGGAAATCGGACATAAAATAATCGTGGTGATTAATAAAATTGACAAGCCGGATGCCAGAATTGATTATGTGGTGGAAAAAACCATGGAATTATTTTTGGAATTGGGCGCTGATGATCAGGGTTTGAATTTTCCGATTGTTTACGCTTCGGCAAAAAACGGTTTAGCCGGTTTGGATCCGGAACTTGAAAAAATGAAAAATATTGAACCGATTTTTGAATCCATTGTTCAACATATTCCGTCGCCGATTGTTGAAGAAAACAAGCCGTTGCAGATATTAATTTCAAATATTACGGCTGACGAATTTAAGGGCAGAATTGCGATAGGGAGAATTCATAATGGCACCATAAAAGCGGGACAGGATATTATGCACATCAATCGCCAAGGAGAACATAAAAAATATCGCTTGAATTCTTTAATGATTTTCAGCGGTTTGAGTCGTGTGGAAGCGGAAGAAGTTAACGCCGGCGACATTGTCGCTTTGGCCGGTATTCCGGAAGTAACCATTGGCGAAACGATTGCCGATCCGGAAGATTCTCAGGCCTTGCCTTTGTTAAAAATTGACGAACCGACGGTTAAAATGACTTTTATGATCAATGATTCGCCTTTTGCCGGAAAAGAGGGCAAATATTGCACTTCCAGGCAGATTAGAGCGCGTTTATTCAAGGAATTGGAGACAGATATGGCCTTGCGCGTTGAGGACACTTCTGACGGCAAATGGGTTGTTTCCGGCCGCGGCGAGCTTCATTTGGCAATTTTGATTGAACGGTTAAGACGCGAGAGTTATGAAATGCAAGTTTCCCGTCCACAAGTAATTAATAAAAAAATTAATGGGCAAGAAGTTACGCCTTTTGAAAGATTATTTATTGAAGTGCCGGAAGTCAGCCAAGGAGTTGTCATTCAAAAATTAGGCGGCCGCAAAGGCATGCTTAAAGAAATGAACATAGTTGATAAAATCGTCTATTTGGAATATTTAATTCCAACACGCGGACTTTTCGGTTATCGTTCGGAATTTTTAACCGACACGCGCGGCATGGGAATTATCAATACGACTTTTTATGATTATTTGCCTGATCCGGGAAATTGGAAAGAAAAAGAACAGGGTTCTTTGGTTGCTCATGAAACCGGCGTGACGAATTCATACGGATTGCTCAATGTTCAAGATCGCGGAATTTTATTTTACGGTCCGGCGATTCAAGTTTATCAAGGCGAAGTGGTCGGTCAAAATTCGCGGCCGGGTGATATTTGGATTAATGTTTGTAAAACAAAAAAATTATCGAACATGCGTTCCAGGGGAGATGGAATTACTGAACATTTTAATACCCCGAAAATAATGGACTTGGAAGATGCTTTGGAATATATCGGCGACGACGAATTGGTGGAAATTACGCCGGCAAACGTTCGTATCAGAAAAACTTGTTTGAGCGAATTGGAATCTAAGCGCACTGCCCGCCACAACAAATCTTAA
- a CDS encoding GIY-YIG nuclease family protein, whose translation MKGYVYILKDKINKFYIGSTSDIKRRLQQHSAGHTQTTRNMIHPILVLSQEYETLSIARKIEKKIKNLKRKDYIIKMVADGCIKMKA comes from the coding sequence ATGAAAGGTTACGTTTATATTTTAAAAGATAAAATAAATAAATTTTATATTGGCAGTACGTCGGATATTAAGAGAAGATTACAACAACATAGCGCTGGACATACTCAAACTACGAGAAATATGATTCATCCGATATTGGTTTTATCTCAAGAATACGAAACTTTAAGTATCGCCAGAAAAATAGAGAAAAAAATAAAAAATTTAAAAAGAAAGGACTATATTATAAAAATGGTAGCCGATGGCTGTATAAAAATGAAAGCCTAG
- a CDS encoding DUF192 domain-containing protein, producing the protein MIKNKKILWLICVIILLILIIILIKFSSHPESTKVCFKDNCFQTVIARTPPEMAKGLMNQHLKKNGGMLFVFKTPVSDKFWMKNTLEPLDIIWLDENKQVIFISKNTPICEKDPCPNYGTEQKSLYVLEIKGGATNQIGLNIGDKLDFSL; encoded by the coding sequence ATGATAAAAAATAAAAAAATTTTATGGCTGATTTGTGTAATAATTTTACTGATTTTAATTATTATTTTAATCAAATTTTCATCTCATCCCGAATCAACCAAGGTCTGTTTTAAAGATAATTGTTTCCAAACAGTTATTGCCAGAACGCCGCCTGAAATGGCCAAAGGATTGATGAATCAGCATCTTAAAAAAAATGGCGGCATGCTTTTTGTTTTTAAAACTCCGGTAAGTGATAAATTTTGGATGAAAAACACTCTGGAACCACTGGATATCATTTGGCTTGATGAAAACAAGCAAGTCATATTTATTTCAAAAAATACGCCGATTTGTGAGAAAGATCCCTGCCCAAATTACGGCACTGAACAAAAATCACTTTATGTTTTGGAAATTAAGGGCGGAGCAACTAACCAAATTGGATTGAATATTGGTGATAAATTGGATTTTTCACTTTAA
- a CDS encoding alanine--tRNA ligase, translating into MNSKEIREKYLKFFEEKGHTIISSASLIPENDPTALFISAGMQPLVPYLMGEKHPEGKRLVDIQLCVRTDDIDEVGDETHHAFFEMLGNWSLGDYFKEEAIKFSFEFLTKKEWLGLEKEKLAISIFEGDEDAPKDEESKKVWLSLNIPETRIKELPKKNNWWGPAGETGPCGPDTEMFYWVGKEVAPKEFNPDDKRWVEIWNDVFMQYFKQIRLEKKEEYDNLILNNKEIPENFYEFIPLKQKNVDTGMGLERTLAIINGFDDNYKTDVFGPIIQKIEELSGKKYEDNKKEFRIIADHLKAATFIIGDKNGVEPSNQKQGYVVRRLIRLAIGCGQRLGIKDIFCFKIAEEVIKIYQDVYPDLNKNKDLIINQLVNEEKKFGKSEERGISVATGAAQSIREIYSPTGAPGPTNGPNNKISGKVAFNWRQTYGLSIDRIREIAKKEGLELDEEGLNEEIKKHQELSRTASAGMFKGGLADSGEQTTKLHTAAHLMLAALRQVLGDHVFQKGSNITAERLRFDFSHSQKMTPEEIKKVEEIVNQKIKENLPVICEEMTLNEAKEKGAMGVFESKYGEKVKVYSINNFSKEICGGPHAKNTQELGSFKIIKEEASSAGVRRIKAVIE; encoded by the coding sequence ATGAATTCAAAAGAAATCAGAGAAAAATATTTAAAATTTTTTGAAGAAAAAGGGCATACAATTATATCCTCAGCTTCTTTAATTCCGGAAAATGATCCGACTGCACTTTTTATTTCAGCCGGTATGCAACCGTTAGTTCCTTATCTTATGGGCGAAAAACATCCCGAAGGGAAAAGACTGGTTGATATTCAGCTTTGTGTTCGCACTGATGATATTGACGAGGTTGGCGATGAAACTCATCATGCTTTTTTTGAAATGCTCGGTAATTGGTCACTCGGAGATTATTTTAAAGAAGAGGCGATAAAATTTAGTTTTGAATTTTTAACAAAAAAAGAGTGGCTTGGTTTGGAAAAAGAAAAATTAGCCATTTCTATTTTTGAAGGAGACGAAGATGCTCCGAAAGATGAGGAATCCAAGAAAGTTTGGTTAAGTTTGAACATCCCTGAAACAAGAATAAAAGAATTGCCTAAAAAAAATAATTGGTGGGGACCGGCTGGAGAAACTGGACCCTGTGGGCCGGATACGGAAATGTTCTACTGGGTAGGCAAAGAAGTGGCCCCGAAAGAATTTAATCCAGACGATAAACGATGGGTGGAAATTTGGAACGACGTTTTTATGCAGTATTTTAAACAAATAAGACTAGAAAAAAAAGAAGAGTATGATAATTTGATATTAAACAACAAAGAAATTCCAGAAAATTTTTACGAATTTATCCCATTAAAACAGAAAAATGTTGATACAGGTATGGGGTTAGAAAGAACATTGGCAATAATAAACGGATTTGATGATAATTATAAAACTGATGTTTTTGGGCCGATTATTCAAAAAATTGAGGAATTGTCCGGCAAAAAATATGAAGATAATAAAAAAGAATTCCGTATTATTGCCGATCATCTTAAAGCCGCGACTTTTATTATTGGCGACAAAAATGGAGTAGAACCCTCAAATCAAAAACAAGGTTATGTAGTACGTCGATTAATTCGTCTAGCCATTGGGTGCGGTCAACGATTAGGCATTAAAGATATTTTTTGTTTTAAAATCGCCGAAGAAGTGATTAAAATTTATCAAGATGTCTATCCCGATTTGAATAAAAATAAAGATTTAATAATTAATCAATTGGTTAATGAAGAAAAAAAATTTGGTAAATCAGAAGAGAGAGGGATATCTGTAGCAACGGGTGCTGCACAATCAATACGTGAGATTTATAGTCCAACGGGCGCTCCTGGTCCAACAAATGGCCCAAATAATAAAATTTCCGGCAAAGTTGCTTTTAATTGGCGTCAAACATACGGGTTATCTATTGATAGAATAAGAGAAATTGCCAAAAAAGAGGGACTAGAATTAGATGAGGAAGGTCTTAATGAAGAAATTAAAAAACATCAAGAACTTTCGCGCACGGCTTCAGCAGGCATGTTTAAAGGCGGATTGGCGGATTCCGGCGAGCAGACGACAAAACTTCATACCGCGGCGCATTTGATGCTGGCGGCTTTAAGGCAGGTTTTGGGAGATCACGTTTTTCAAAAAGGAAGCAATATCACGGCCGAAAGATTAAGATTTGATTTCTCTCATTCACAAAAAATGACACCGGAAGAAATAAAAAAAGTTGAAGAAATAGTTAATCAAAAAATTAAAGAAAATTTGCCCGTGATTTGCGAAGAAATGACTTTGAACGAGGCAAAAGAAAAAGGTGCCATGGGAGTTTTTGAAAGTAAATATGGAGAAAAAGTAAAAGTTTACAGCATCAATAATTTTTCAAAAGAGATTTGTGGCGGACCACATGCCAAAAATACTCAAGAACTCGGCAGTTTTAAAATTATCAAAGAAGAAGCAAGCAGCGCCGGAGTCAGAAGAATCAAAGCAGTTATAGAATAA